From the Asterias amurensis chromosome 1, ASM3211899v1 genome, the window tgttcctttaagtaattgGTTCGAATTGAACTATTCAATTTGTATTTTAGCGGATGAACACATACTCTTGGGTTGTAATTTAGTTTTGTTCACTGTTCGATGAATGTAATTACTCGATTAACATTTAACAATTTCACACGCAGAGTTTGACGGGGCTTCGGGCCATTGAGGTAATCTCCATAAGTGACTAAGTTGAAGTGAAGATTTTAGGCTTATTAGTACCCGgtatttaaaggtactggacactattttttaactagcataaaaacttacttggtgacgagcaatagagagccgttgatagtataacacagtgtgagaaacggcttcctctgaagtaacttagtttttgagaaagtcaCTCagattaaaatacttcagacctgtaacattttcaggcatctggtgttttttctttcattattttcttgcaatgaccaaaatgaccaaatgagcctaaatgttctcagattttattttatgcataatgttgcgATAAACCAAGAGAAAACACTGGCCTTTAGAAAATTTAACAAACGCGTTCAGTGCCTTTTAAGAGTTatagtaagaaaacaaaacattaaatagTATCCGAACTGAGCGAAAACCGAGACAGGGGTATGTAGCAGCAACGTCATGGCTACCATGGCAATTTTTATTCAATTTGAAGAATTCCAATTGAATTTTCCACACTGTgataaaaatagaaaaaggTACATTTTCAGTCTTTATTGGTGCCTTGAAATGACTTGTCAATTGGTCGAACGAAATTCGAGTCAAGTGAAACGCTGCGAGGCATTTTTGACAATCTTCAATTGCTttcaaaatgaagaaaacaaatccaaaCTTCTCCATGGTTATTTATGAGCATTGAATCATCTCTTGCCTCTGTAGTCATTAATCGGCATCAATGTTTTCGTGACTAGAGATAAGTATTACATTAAAGTGCTGTTTCTGTATTGAATGTTAGCAACAACTACCACAATAATGTAAACCCCTCTATAGCGGAAGAATAAGGAGTTGCTTATCATAACTGAAGTAATACACAGGACAGCACAAATGTAAGGTTTAAATCCAAAAGGCAAACGATGGCAAACAAAGACCCTTAATCCATAGCGGCGCCTTAACCCTGACAGCGAATGTGATGTAGTCTTATCGCTTGATTGGTGATGTCACGCAGGGGTCGATTTACGGCCCACTGCATTCATACCCTGTTCAAATTTTAAACAGTTATATATGgatgtttatttttcaattaaatCAGCGTACACAGTCGAGAATCatttttttaaggcagtggacactattggtaattactcaaaataattattagcataaaaacttacttggtaacaagtattatgggtagctgttgatagtatgaaacattgtgagaaaccgctccctctgaagtgacgtatctttcaagaaagaagtaattttctacgaatttgatttcgagacttcagaattagaattggaggtatcgaattcaagcatatgcaagcacacaacatcgtgtgacaagggcgttttttttctcttcattattctcgcaacttcgacgaccagttgagctcaaattttctcaggtttgttattttatgcataatgttgagatacaccaagtgagaagactggtctttgacaattaccactaatgtccagtgtctttaaaataaaaatataaggcTATCTCCTGTTAAAATATACTGAAGATTATGAGTTTCGGCGTTTGTTCGTTCTATCATGAGCGTGAGTTCAATAACATGCACACTACACCAGCCAGCCTAGACATGGAAATGTATGAATTATTCACCATGAAGACCTGAAATTATTCACATTCTAACCTTTGGAAATATTCTTCTTGGAGTCAAGacgatttgaaataaaaaaataccccGCTAAACACTGATGTTGTACCTTTCATGACGTGTTGAAGTCTACGTGACATGGACATGTACTAGATGTTACTGAATGTTGTGTTAACGGAAATTCATCTGACAATACAGTTCCTTTGAAAAGTCACGGCCGTTCCAAGTGAGAGAAGCTGTTTAAGAAAACGGAATTCATGAGCATTGACTTGCAAATTTAAAAGACGAAACTGTCTCTAAAATGGGTTTGAATCGACATCGGAAAGTGCTTAACACACAAACTCAATTCAGGAGCGAGATATACTCACTGCTGGGAACTCTATGGTTAGCTTCTTACCTCGAATATTGACTGGTGAATTGGGCCCAGAAACACACGGCTGTATTGTAAATCTAACTAAAATTTACCGACTTTTAGCGTGATTGCTACCCTTTTTGTCACCTTTTTATGTGTATTAAAACTCTCTATAGAATGCACGTCAGTGAATAAATGTCACTTACAATACAAACGTTGAAGGTCAAAGACGTTAAGGCAAATTCTGAATCACAATATTTCCTGATCTTTATAatgttagaggcagtggacactattggtagttactcaaaataattattggcataaaacctttcttggtgacgagtaatagggagaggttgatggtataaaacattgtgagaaacggctccctttgaagtgccgtagttttcgagaaagaggtaaatttccacgaatttgatttcgagacctcagatttagaacttgaggtctcgaaatcaaccatctaaacgcacacaacttcgtgtgacaagggtgttttttctttcattattatctcgcaagtttgatgaccgattgagcttaaattttcacaggtttgttattttatgcttatgttgagatacaccaactgtgaaggctagtctttgacaattaccaatagtgtccagagtctttaaaacTCTCTTAGAATGCACGTCACTGAATAAATGTCACTCATAATACAAACGTAGAAGGTCAAAGACGTTTAGGGCAAATTCTGAATTACAGTATTTTCTGATCTTTATAATGTTAAAGACATTTCTTGTAAAAGGGAATTCAAAATTCTCAACACATATTCATTATTGACACGGTATTGGGTGAATTGTATGTATAAATCGATCATAAATACATtgataacaaaaattacaaaatacaggatttgaaactttgcatggcggaaaaacaatatggaaaggtttgcggtagcaccatgtaatgactatctttgtgttctgaaaagaaccgttggtttcaactcgacgttctGATCTTTATAATGTTAAAGATTGACAAATTATGGATTACCTCCAGAtctctttatttgttttaatgtgtcAATCGAATGGATTATATTTAAAGATTTTACTTTGATTAAACCCCTAACATATTATAACCTTCTTTCCCCTAACACGCCAGAAAGAAATCCGAACTGAAAATAATCATGAGGCCCCATTAAGCCGCGCATTTACATTTCTCCGCTCTGCCGTGGGCTTACTATGCCCATCTAGATTATTCACGCATATTAACACGTCTGCTTGATTAATGCCTTCAACCAGTGCCTCTTTAATTTAGATCGCGCGGTTTCgtatttcaaaaaatgttttctgcATTTCATTTGATTATGCATGTCCATTATGTCCAAATTGGAAATAGTGGCCCCATGATCTTATTTGCTTTTTGGCGTGAATTATCATAGCCTGGGTTTACTGCTGCGTATACGGCGTTAATGTACGCTACTAGAAAAAAGTAAGAAACTACCAGGCTATGTAGTACGGGCTTTGAACCGAGCGGATTGGCAGACTCCGCGCACTAAAAAAGCAAAATTGCAGACGGAGGTAAAATGCTGAAAAGATTTGATGAATTGTGAAATGGCCGACTGAAGATAAGGCTCCAGGGCGCAGACGACATCTTCGCTCAGCCCCTTcgtcatgaaaaaaataatgccGGCTagaatatttgtttaaaacccCGACAATATTTGGTTTAAATATGCGGGATGTGTTAAAACGGAACTGACTTTATGAGTAATGTATTATTGCATTCATTGACAGTGAGTGTGGAGAGCGGGGGTACACAGTCTACCGCAGCGGTCGGCCTTGCCTCGTGGGTCGCGCATTCAAAATGAGCCAGCATTCAATGTAGACATTCTCGTGCATCATGTGCAGGTGTTACTAGTCTGTCTGACGTGCGCGTCGCCTCAAAACAAAAAGTGCTGTTATGATTCATTCTACTGATTGTCTTCGCTCGAGAAGGATCAGGATGTTTTATGTTGCCGTGGTGTGCTTGAAATGACTCATCCGTTTCTACTGTCTTTCTCTCTTGTTCACGACAGGGACCATAAACGCATTGCCGAGAAACAAGCGGAGAAGAGGGAGCAGCAGCTGCTGGCCATTAGCGAGCAGACAGCCACGGCACTGTCGGATACAGAGGAACCCCCGACCAGGACATCTCGCTCCCTTAGCACACCAGGTCTCCTGCTTGAACAGAGGCGACCGTCTGCCTTCGCTCCTCCTCCACAAGCTATGGAGAGGCGCTGGACACGCGCCGGGCTCGAGTACCGCCATGAAGGAGGCGTGGTACACATACATAAATCGGAGGACAATGCTCCGGACTCTGGAGACTCCGACTCCAATATTGCGTACAAGCGTCATCATGATAGCGGTGAGCCACCGGCATCACCAAGGGGCAAATCAACCCCTGGAACAAAACCAAAAAAGCTTCCATGCGTACCGCCTCCGCAGGTCCAAATTCAGGTGTCTTTGACCCCACAGAGCGACTCCAACGGTGACACGACGTCAGTGGAAGAAGTGACCGTTACACCGAAACCCGTAAATGTATGCACATCGGGTGACGGGTCCCGAACTCAGACTGTAACGGAGATATCAAGTAACGAAGGAAGTAGTAACGTCACTAAGACCACTAAGGTGGCTGCGGACTGGGTTTAATGATAGTATTGGTCACAGCAATTCTATCAGATCAGACTATGAAACTGACAAAATCTTCGATGGGTTATCTATGGAAGTTCATTCAAAGTACGCCAGCTAACAACCAAGTTGGATTATGTTAAACGTAACCTACTGTCTTCACTTCATTATGCATTATGACCATTCGGACTCAAACCAGTTTTACATAATAATGCAAAATAAACGCTTCAGACTTCAATCTGTGAATAACAAAAGTCCAAAACGAAAATGTAACAGACTGTTAAAGGTCGAATCTACTTCCCCTGACAATGAGTCAAGAAGAATCATCGGTTTTTACTTAAAGCTTCGCATGGAATTGAATGTAATTATCATCGATCCAGTATTGGGCACGTCTGGCTATTCCGCCGCAATCGAGCAATCGTCATGGACAAAGGAAAGATGCACGAACTACACTCCATGGTTACATCGTACATCACGGTCAGGGATGCGTCTGTAAGATGATGCCTCTATATTTACGAGCTGAGCATCATTATGGATGAAAGACTGCATGTTATGGAGATGAgggttagaccatggaggaagaaacctCCATGGTTAGAGCTTGTCGTATTTAAATTAACTCAACCTTTATAATGATTTATACAGTGATCAGTGGGGACTGAAGTGACTTAGGGCTGTGTGCCACGTGGGTTGCGTCAGCCATTTTGAACGAATTCGTAGTCTCGTTGACTCTGCCTGGCAATGGCGACTTGATGGCTTCGGCTGTGGCTGTAGACAGAATGGGCCGTCCAAGCGCATTGTCATAGCCAAAGCCACCCAAAGTCGGCCATAATTTTACACGTTAAATTAGCGAATTGATGTGGAAAGCTATGGCTGTGATGCGATGATTTGGTTCAAAGTATCAGTAGACCAAAAGATCTTACAACTTTGCGTCCCCGCAAAAATTCATAATGATAATGTGTGTCTATTACTTTGTCCGTCTCCATCAGCGTAGCGTGTTAATATGCTAAAGGTGCATTTCCGCATACACAATTAATGAATGCAACTTCAAAACGTGCTTTAAATAATGGTATGAGTGCACTCTTTAACCCAGCCGGTTGTTTCTTCTTGTAGAATGAGATTACGTTTTGCTCTATCgacaaaacattaaaggcactggacactatttgtaactactcaaaatcattgggtttttttgttagcatgaaaacttacacGAGCAATGAGagctgtataaaacattgtgagaaacggctccctctgaaataggaaatttttcactcaaataataagacttcaggcctgaagaatGATTTtaaaaggcatctgaaagcacacacgttttgtgcaacaagggtgtttaccAGTTGAGTCCAATTGagtccacagatttgttaggcCTATGTTTtacatgtgttgggatacaccaagtgagaacactggtctttgacaatattgtcaaacgtgtccagtgcctttaaagatgtagCAAGTTTATATTACAATTGAATCCATTTATCTAATCAAACAAATCTAATCAAACAGTGTAGTTTTGATTGAGTAGATGAATATTGCTTTATAATTACAGGTTCTGTTTCACAGGGTTCGCATTTCTAACCTAAACTAAACTGCAAACGACACGTCGAGAGACCAGTTTAGGCCCTTTTCACTGTTAAAGCTTTTGTTCTAATGCATGAATAACTAAAACATCATACATTTATTGCTGGCATGGTTTGTTGGCAAAAGTAAATGCTTTGAGAAATAAAGCCAAAGTTAAAACATTCACCGATATCTCCAAAATGATATCTTTTTACTTTGCTAGCAACCTTATGAGTGCTTTAATAGTATGCACATCGGTGGTATTTGATAAGATCAAAGGGCTAATTTTTCCCACTATAACTTGCTGATATCCTTATAATATAATGTGCAAATGCTATCGTTGGTATCTCAAAAATCATGATTTGAATCCTATTATAATCCTGTATTAACCCTAGGAACAAGTTCGTAGAATTCTATAGGATAATGTATAGGATTCTATGGAAAGGTTTTTTGTCACTTCCTATAATAGGATTTATCTATAATTCGATTATTTTTTGTAGATTCCTGagtgatttgtatttttttttttatataaaagggATCATTAACATTACTGTAAGAGTACTATCCCAGCCTTGTGTAGGCCTCGTATTTTATATTGTGTAgacagtttacaaaaaaattaacattccATTATATAGCCAAACATAAACTACTTGGGAGCCATTTTGTTCCTTCAAAGCAAACACTTCTAGCTCTAGACAGTTACAATACAAGCTTTGTACAGTATGGCACTTTTGCTGGTTACTATTATGGCTTCCATGCTAATAAATGAAGATAGATTTGTGAGTTACactctggggaaaaaaaaccctggCTGATTTCGAAACACCAATTATCATGACTCCGGATTTCCAACATTGTTTTGAAAAGGTCACCAAGCGTGTGTTGAACGCACGTATTGATGTGTCCGTCGGTGTTTTGGACACTTTCTCTCTGCGGTCGCAGAAGTCAGACATGTTGATTTAGCGTTTATTTCTTCGGCTGGGTGACATAACTTACATGCACTCCGGACGTTTGACATTTCTCCATCCTCTAAGAGGTTGAAAACAACAGCACTAAATCGCCCACGCTTTCTTAAGACACAGGTACCGAGC encodes:
- the LOC139933763 gene encoding uncharacterized protein: MGDAGFIAGVVFGSAAAFGFVAACLYSAYKAIRDHKRIAEKQAEKREQQLLAISEQTATALSDTEEPPTRTSRSLSTPGLLLEQRRPSAFAPPPQAMERRWTRAGLEYRHEGGVVHIHKSEDNAPDSGDSDSNIAYKRHHDSGEPPASPRGKSTPGTKPKKLPCVPPPQVQIQVSLTPQSDSNGDTTSVEEVTVTPKPVNVCTSGDGSRTQTVTEISSNEGSSNVTKTTKVAADWV